The following coding sequences are from one bacterium SCSIO 12741 window:
- the guaD gene encoding guanine deaminase, which translates to MKSVTSRIVLVLLAVVFLLNACNEPTSIPEKSENPSQTPEASTENDVLYIRGAILHFLEDPAKVDVVQSFQYFENGLLIVKDGKVVEVGPYSALKSKIKGEVIDYSGKLIMPGFIDTHIHFPQVEMMAAYGEQLLEWLDTYTFPTERKYKDKAYSKKMSKFFLDQLLKNGTTSALVFATVHPESAEAFFEESHNRNMRMIAGKVLMDRNAPDYLLDNPEKGYLESKELIEKWHKKGRQLYAVTPRFAPTSTPEQLYKAGELMKEFPDVWMHTHMSENTDEIAWVNELFPDRNGYMDVYHHYGLTGPRSVFAHSIHLTDEEWKLFQETHSAVSHCPTSNLFLGSGFFNLKKADSLGIKVGIGTDVGAGTSLSQFVTLNEGYKIQQLQRNKLSAFKGFYLATLGGARSLELDNYIGNFETGKEADFIVVDFAATDLQEERISHSPNVEDKLFALMMLGDERNVAATYIMGKKLYERPAN; encoded by the coding sequence ATGAAAAGTGTAACATCGCGAATCGTACTCGTATTACTGGCCGTAGTATTTCTCCTTAATGCTTGTAATGAACCAACCAGCATCCCGGAAAAGTCGGAAAATCCATCCCAAACTCCCGAGGCATCAACAGAAAATGACGTTCTCTACATCCGAGGTGCTATTCTCCATTTCCTCGAGGATCCGGCTAAGGTAGACGTGGTGCAAAGTTTTCAGTATTTCGAAAACGGATTGCTCATTGTAAAAGATGGAAAAGTGGTTGAAGTAGGTCCCTACTCTGCATTAAAGTCGAAAATCAAAGGCGAAGTGATCGATTACTCCGGCAAACTCATTATGCCCGGTTTTATTGATACGCACATTCATTTTCCTCAAGTAGAAATGATGGCCGCATACGGTGAACAGCTACTGGAGTGGTTGGATACTTATACCTTTCCCACCGAGCGGAAATACAAAGACAAAGCCTACTCTAAAAAAATGTCGAAGTTTTTCCTGGATCAGCTGCTGAAAAACGGAACTACATCAGCCTTGGTATTTGCCACCGTTCATCCCGAATCGGCAGAAGCCTTTTTTGAAGAGTCTCACAACAGAAACATGCGAATGATTGCCGGCAAGGTGCTCATGGACAGAAATGCTCCAGACTATTTGCTCGACAACCCTGAAAAGGGCTACTTGGAATCCAAGGAACTTATTGAAAAATGGCATAAAAAAGGTCGCCAGTTATATGCGGTTACTCCCCGCTTTGCCCCTACCTCTACTCCAGAACAGCTCTACAAAGCCGGAGAATTAATGAAAGAATTTCCAGATGTATGGATGCACACCCACATGAGTGAAAACACCGATGAGATTGCCTGGGTAAACGAACTGTTTCCCGATCGGAATGGCTACATGGATGTCTACCACCATTACGGACTAACAGGCCCTCGATCTGTTTTTGCCCATTCCATTCACCTTACCGATGAGGAATGGAAGCTATTTCAGGAAACCCATTCAGCCGTGTCACACTGCCCTACCTCCAATTTGTTTTTGGGGAGCGGATTTTTCAATTTGAAAAAAGCAGACAGCTTAGGTATTAAAGTGGGAATTGGAACCGACGTTGGAGCTGGAACTTCCCTGTCTCAATTCGTAACCCTCAACGAAGGCTATAAAATTCAGCAGTTGCAGCGCAACAAATTGTCTGCCTTCAAGGGCTTTTACCTGGCCACTTTAGGCGGTGCCCGTTCGCTGGAACTGGACAACTATATCGGCAATTTTGAAACCGGTAAAGAAGCCGATTTCATCGTTGTGGATTTCGCAGCTACCGATTTGCAGGAGGAACGTATCTCTCATTCTCCCAATGTAGAAGACAAGCTTTTTGCGCTGATGATGCTGGGTGATGAACGTAACGTTGCTGCCACCTATATCATGGGTAAGAAATTGTATGAGCGCCCGGCAAATTAG
- a CDS encoding FMN-binding protein, whose product MVSLRTCGWVSVVAVLLALTSCDSPDSNLFGKWRVESKYYKATYHIVEDEGKIEGRVLYYNDGTTLIQEEGKPSKFLFRDLKEQDGVYVDGISGATNTTNKHWSLSLKHKDTIEAREHFGDQSSSEIWVRIHENNED is encoded by the coding sequence ATGGTTAGTTTAAGAACTTGTGGTTGGGTTAGCGTCGTAGCCGTTTTGTTGGCTTTGACCTCCTGTGATTCACCGGATTCCAACTTGTTTGGAAAATGGAGGGTGGAGAGTAAGTACTACAAGGCCACCTACCACATTGTGGAGGATGAAGGCAAAATTGAAGGTCGCGTTCTTTATTACAACGATGGCACCACCCTTATCCAGGAAGAAGGCAAACCATCCAAGTTCTTGTTCCGGGATTTAAAGGAGCAAGACGGGGTGTATGTAGATGGAATAAGCGGAGCTACCAATACAACTAACAAACACTGGTCTTTGAGCTTGAAGCACAAGGATACCATAGAAGCACGGGAACACTTTGGGGACCAATCGTCCTCTGAAATTTGGGTACGCATACATGAAAACAACGAAGATTAG
- the trxA gene encoding thioredoxin, with protein sequence MATINLTADKFKSDIFNYETSKEWSYQDEVPAIIDFYADWCQPCKMVAPILEELAEEYDGKLKIYKVNTEVEQELSAVFQIRSIPSLLFIPTKGKQPMMQAGALPKDALKQVIEKELMV encoded by the coding sequence ATGGCAACAATTAATTTGACAGCGGATAAATTCAAATCAGATATATTCAATTACGAAACCTCCAAAGAATGGAGTTACCAGGACGAAGTTCCGGCCATCATCGACTTTTATGCCGATTGGTGTCAGCCTTGTAAAATGGTAGCGCCCATCCTGGAAGAGCTAGCTGAAGAATACGACGGTAAACTCAAGATTTATAAGGTAAATACCGAAGTAGAGCAAGAGCTTTCGGCAGTGTTCCAAATTAGAAGTATTCCCAGTTTATTGTTTATTCCTACAAAAGGCAAGCAGCCGATGATGCAGGCAGGAGCGTTACCCAAGGATGCTTTAAAGCAGGTCATTGAAAAAGAGCTAATGGTTTAA
- a CDS encoding AraC family transcriptional regulator translates to MELIGTVLQIILILQGAFLLLILFRTRSNYLPVTLWLLVGSVASTLLFALGDDEHNLLVEDANWFLFHESLIITILTLYIRYFYQQKEAFLKRDFIFFVPYGIYISSQFMESLFFPKDTLFISSLTGLVAFCIMGYLVYINALILKNKSTLWVKITVISFTVIYFLDRLSEFIFHKPDTIPFLESHLLMVISAFMVYSITFQIILFPKKVLPTAKVQVYKKSTLDSVLVESQKSKLIKLYEQEKIYLDPQLTSTQLADQMSIHRQQLSELFSQHFNTKFQDFTNQYRLDEVKRMLEAKTHEHLTLLGIAREAGFGSKSAFYQTTKKWTGMTPSELKKSLG, encoded by the coding sequence ATGGAATTGATTGGAACCGTACTCCAAATTATCCTCATTTTACAAGGGGCATTTTTACTGTTGATTTTGTTTCGAACTCGATCTAATTATTTGCCTGTTACGCTCTGGCTTCTGGTAGGATCGGTAGCCTCTACCCTTTTATTCGCCTTGGGTGACGATGAACACAATCTCCTGGTGGAGGATGCAAACTGGTTTCTGTTTCACGAAAGTTTAATCATTACAATTCTCACCCTGTACATCCGCTATTTCTACCAGCAAAAAGAAGCCTTTCTTAAGCGTGATTTCATCTTCTTTGTTCCCTATGGCATCTACATCTCCAGCCAGTTTATGGAGAGTTTATTTTTTCCAAAAGACACCTTGTTCATATCGAGTCTAACAGGTTTAGTGGCCTTCTGTATTATGGGGTATTTGGTCTATATAAATGCCCTCATTCTGAAAAATAAGTCGACACTCTGGGTGAAAATCACGGTCATCTCCTTCACGGTGATCTATTTTCTGGACCGTTTGAGCGAGTTCATCTTCCACAAACCCGACACGATTCCCTTTTTAGAAAGTCACTTACTCATGGTGATTTCGGCCTTTATGGTCTATTCGATTACCTTTCAGATTATCCTATTTCCCAAAAAGGTACTTCCAACAGCCAAAGTTCAGGTATACAAAAAATCCACGCTCGATTCAGTATTGGTAGAGTCACAGAAAAGCAAACTCATCAAGCTATACGAACAAGAGAAAATCTACTTGGACCCTCAACTAACCTCTACCCAACTCGCCGACCAAATGTCGATACATCGCCAACAGCTGTCAGAACTGTTCTCCCAGCATTTTAATACGAAGTTTCAGGACTTTACCAACCAATACCGCCTCGATGAAGTGAAACGCATGCTCGAAGCCAAAACCCACGAACATTTAACCTTGCTTGGAATTGCCAGGGAAGCAGGCTTCGGTTCCAAATCAGCCTTTTACCAAACGACTAAAAAATGGACCGGAATGACTCCCTCCGAGCTCAAGAAATCTCTGGGATGA
- a CDS encoding T9SS type A sorting domain-containing protein, producing the protein MYVDLSLSSPNVTSVDDRYEYGTTKIYPTMVTSELHVETGEFSTKLTYEVISLSGQVVIPKDELQEESQTLDVSALKPGKYYIRLRAGDNELKVVKPFIKH; encoded by the coding sequence TTGTATGTAGATCTGTCGTTGTCTTCACCCAATGTTACTTCAGTGGACGATCGCTACGAGTACGGAACAACCAAAATCTATCCGACTATGGTGACCAGCGAATTGCACGTGGAAACCGGGGAGTTTAGTACAAAACTTACTTATGAAGTAATATCCCTGAGTGGGCAGGTAGTCATACCAAAAGATGAACTGCAAGAAGAAAGTCAAACCCTCGACGTGAGTGCGTTGAAACCCGGAAAATACTATATACGACTAAGGGCAGGAGATAATGAGCTGAAGGTGGTAAAACCATTTATCAAACACTAA
- a CDS encoding YceI family protein: protein MDKTWIALLLIGLLVGGCNSSESSETKIETVQDQTDSAPKLSGMIPVNLEKSTLYWKGHKLLGYHTGRVSLKEADVTFDQGQLTAGRFVIDMTSVEVTELLDDGDEEEDEDENEEPEDDRVDLANHLMDGDFFDAQAFPTATFVINKTLEQGQDMTVIGDLTLKGVTREISFKATLVGQELSSKISVNRTDFGIKYGSGTFFDNLGDNAIKDEFDLLVTLVLEEKAS from the coding sequence ATGGACAAAACATGGATTGCTCTATTGCTTATAGGGCTACTAGTTGGAGGCTGTAATTCTTCAGAATCCTCAGAAACGAAAATCGAAACCGTACAAGATCAAACGGATTCTGCTCCTAAACTGAGTGGCATGATACCCGTTAATTTGGAGAAGAGTACACTTTATTGGAAAGGGCATAAATTGCTCGGTTACCACACGGGTAGGGTAAGCTTGAAAGAAGCCGATGTTACATTTGATCAAGGGCAACTCACTGCAGGCCGATTTGTGATCGATATGACCTCTGTAGAGGTAACTGAATTATTGGACGACGGTGACGAGGAAGAAGATGAAGACGAGAACGAGGAGCCTGAGGATGATCGGGTAGATTTGGCTAACCACCTGATGGATGGCGATTTTTTTGATGCTCAGGCATTTCCAACGGCTACGTTTGTGATCAACAAAACGCTGGAACAAGGTCAGGATATGACGGTTATTGGAGACTTAACGCTTAAAGGGGTAACCCGGGAGATTTCCTTCAAAGCCACTTTGGTCGGGCAGGAGTTAAGTTCAAAAATTTCAGTCAACCGTACAGACTTTGGAATCAAGTATGGCTCAGGTACATTCTTTGACAACCTTGGAGACAATGCCATTAAGGATGAATTTGACCTTTTAGTCACTCTTGTGTTAGAAGAAAAGGCCAGTTGA
- a CDS encoding OsmC family protein → MEIQLNRTSRDFEFTAQNADCQIPIVATPELSGDAPGFRPMELMLVSLAGCLSIDVLQILGKQRQTVQDYQVKVKAERIDAIPAIFKNIHVQLELVGDLDSSKVEKAIDLSRDKYCSASKILEVTADIQTSFTIKSSL, encoded by the coding sequence ATGGAAATACAATTAAACCGTACTTCACGAGATTTTGAGTTTACCGCTCAAAATGCAGATTGCCAAATCCCGATTGTGGCCACACCCGAGCTTAGCGGTGATGCCCCAGGGTTTCGTCCCATGGAACTTATGCTGGTGAGCCTGGCTGGATGCCTTTCTATTGATGTACTCCAAATTCTGGGTAAGCAGCGTCAAACAGTTCAGGATTACCAAGTTAAGGTTAAGGCCGAGCGCATTGACGCCATTCCAGCTATTTTCAAAAACATTCATGTTCAATTGGAATTGGTAGGCGATTTAGATTCTTCCAAAGTGGAAAAGGCCATTGATTTGAGCCGGGATAAATACTGCTCGGCCAGCAAGATTTTAGAAGTAACGGCAGATATTCAAACCTCATTTACCATTAAGTCGTCGTTATGA
- a CDS encoding aminotransferase class I/II-fold pyridoxal phosphate-dependent enzyme, whose product MKAATRVIRTQLERTHQKEHSSPLFLTSSFVFDTAEEGAALFSGDLEGNLYSRFSNPNTDEFIARLCTLEGTETGIATASGMSAVYVALAGHLQQGDHVVASKALFGNSLNILQNILPKQGITHTLVDLDDVEGWQAAIQSNTRLLLVETPSNPTLKIADLAFLGKLCKAHDLIYVVDNCFATPVLQQPVKWGADLVLHSATKYIDGQGRVLGGAILGKEEWVQPCYEFLRRTGASLSPFNAWVLSKSLETLSLRMERHSSNALQLATFLESVEDIEQVNYPYLPSYPYFNLAQKQMDAGGGLVGCVLRGGKARGARFLNALKIHSLTANLGDVRSIATHPASTTHSKLSEEAQQAVGITPGFIRFSVGLEHIDDLIEDVEQALKHSR is encoded by the coding sequence ATGAAAGCTGCCACCCGTGTCATTCGAACCCAGTTGGAACGAACGCACCAAAAAGAGCATTCCAGCCCCTTGTTTCTAACCTCGAGTTTTGTATTTGATACGGCCGAGGAAGGAGCGGCTCTGTTTTCCGGTGATCTGGAAGGAAATCTATATTCCCGGTTTTCTAACCCCAACACCGACGAGTTTATAGCCCGGCTTTGTACCCTGGAAGGAACCGAAACCGGCATTGCAACCGCATCTGGAATGTCGGCCGTGTATGTGGCTTTGGCCGGCCATCTTCAGCAAGGAGATCATGTGGTGGCGTCGAAAGCCTTGTTTGGCAATTCCCTCAATATTCTGCAAAACATTTTGCCCAAGCAGGGAATTACGCACACCTTGGTCGATTTGGACGATGTTGAAGGTTGGCAGGCGGCCATTCAATCCAATACACGGCTCTTACTGGTAGAAACTCCAAGCAACCCAACTTTAAAAATCGCGGATTTGGCATTTCTCGGCAAGCTTTGCAAGGCTCATGATTTGATTTATGTAGTAGACAATTGCTTTGCTACTCCAGTCCTGCAGCAGCCAGTAAAATGGGGAGCCGACTTGGTTCTCCATTCAGCAACGAAATACATAGATGGGCAAGGGCGTGTATTAGGAGGAGCTATTCTGGGTAAGGAAGAATGGGTTCAACCCTGTTATGAGTTTTTACGCAGAACGGGTGCCAGTTTATCTCCATTTAATGCTTGGGTGCTGTCCAAGAGTTTGGAAACCTTGTCGCTAAGAATGGAGCGTCATTCGAGTAATGCGCTACAATTGGCAACATTTCTGGAGTCTGTGGAAGACATTGAGCAGGTCAATTATCCCTATTTGCCGTCCTATCCCTACTTCAACTTGGCCCAAAAGCAGATGGATGCCGGAGGAGGATTGGTGGGCTGTGTGCTTCGAGGAGGTAAAGCCAGAGGTGCCCGTTTTCTAAATGCTTTAAAAATTCATTCCCTCACCGCCAATTTGGGAGACGTAAGAAGCATTGCTACCCATCCGGCTTCAACCACTCATTCCAAGCTCAGTGAGGAAGCCCAACAGGCCGTAGGAATAACACCTGGGTTTATTCGCTTTTCGGTAGGACTGGAGCACATCGACGACCTGATTGAAGATGTAGAACAGGCCCTAAAACATTCCCGATGA
- the metX gene encoding homoserine O-acetyltransferase encodes MKYQRFVLEEDFILENGARLEKPTIGYHTAGTLNAARDNVVWVFHGLTANSNPCDWWSGLFGPQKVFDPEEYFIICVAALGSNYGEEYPLDLGYPLFTVRDVSKLQLKLFNILNINEIKFLVGGSFGGSQALEFALGYTGKIHHLITVASAPQESAWGIAIHQAQRLAIQADDSFGKPQGGLKGLKAARAIGLLSYRTPTAYINTQTDDSSHWPNRRASSYIDYQGQKLVNRFEALSYFYLTQCLDSHDIGRGRGGVAKALQRILSKALVIGIDTDQLVLPELQQEMARQLPHGQYVSIHSKYGHDGFLLETQQIEKHIKDFIKSK; translated from the coding sequence ATGAAGTACCAGCGATTTGTCTTGGAGGAGGATTTTATCCTGGAAAATGGAGCTCGGTTGGAAAAGCCGACAATCGGCTACCACACAGCCGGAACCTTAAATGCAGCTCGAGATAACGTAGTCTGGGTGTTTCATGGGCTCACGGCAAATTCTAATCCCTGCGATTGGTGGTCGGGTTTATTTGGGCCGCAAAAGGTGTTTGATCCTGAGGAATATTTCATCATTTGTGTCGCTGCTTTAGGCTCCAATTATGGCGAGGAATATCCTTTGGATTTGGGCTATCCGCTATTTACGGTAAGAGATGTTTCAAAACTTCAGTTGAAGCTTTTTAATATCCTGAATATTAATGAAATTAAATTTCTTGTTGGTGGTTCCTTTGGTGGGAGTCAAGCGCTTGAATTTGCCTTGGGCTATACAGGGAAAATTCACCATCTCATCACCGTAGCAAGCGCTCCCCAGGAATCGGCGTGGGGCATTGCCATTCACCAAGCCCAGCGATTGGCGATCCAGGCAGACGATTCCTTCGGCAAACCCCAAGGGGGACTAAAAGGATTGAAGGCAGCCCGGGCCATTGGCTTGCTGAGCTACCGAACACCTACAGCCTATATCAACACCCAAACCGATGATAGTTCCCATTGGCCCAACCGGAGAGCTTCTTCTTACATCGATTATCAAGGCCAAAAACTGGTCAATCGCTTCGAAGCCCTATCCTATTTCTACTTGACCCAATGCCTGGATAGTCATGACATAGGAAGAGGTAGAGGCGGAGTGGCCAAGGCCCTTCAGAGGATCTTATCCAAGGCCCTGGTTATTGGCATAGATACGGATCAATTGGTATTACCAGAACTGCAACAGGAAATGGCCAGGCAGTTACCCCATGGGCAATACGTGTCCATTCATTCCAAATATGGACATGATGGCTTTTTGCTCGAAACGCAACAGATTGAAAAACACATTAAAGACTTTATAAAATCCAAATAA